The genomic window CCGAAGATCTTTTCCCACAATTCTAAATAAGAAATGCAGCGCTCATAGAAAGCGTGAACGTCACTAATGAAGTTTTCGACATTTATCAACATTTATCGACATTTCAACATTAtcattaaatttatttaagagttttaaaaaaatttgtttttcatCCTGTTTTGAAGattgttttttaacttttgtGAACTCCATACCTACATCTGTCACAGTTGAGTTAGTCTTTTCCATAGACTAAACGGTTTTGTTGAATACATTTAACTGTCCGAGCACAAACCAAAAGTAAAGTGCTCCCAGTTCTGTTGTGAAGAAATTTAGCAATGCGAGAGGGTAGTTTACTTGAGCAAGAAAATAAGATTTCAAGCATTAGTGTAGCGGCAGTATCCTTTCCACAGCTGGTAATAAAGACAGCAATCTTGTATTtccatgtttcactaattttttGAACTCGATGACAGCTGTCTCACAAAACTCTTTTAAGTTTGTAACGCGTACTATACggtatatatacaaaaatatttgtatatttttacaatgATTGCTTGTATTTCGACAGGAAGACCATTAACTGCATGTTGAATTATTTTGTGAACGATGTGTGCGCTGGAACAAATGCCTTTTATGGTAACGCCGATAACTTCCTTGAACCTGGAATAGACGTTGTTGTTGTCTCGCCAGTTTTCCCTCCGAAATTCGTATTACAGTTATCACCACAGAAAGCTGCCATCTTGTTTTCtatttagtgtttttttattatcgacattatgTGATTTGCCAAGATTTCAGACGTTTCTCCGGCGACAAATTAAAAATCGAGTAACTTGACAGACAGATATTCTGTCTCAGGTACCAAGTACCTAACAACTTTTGGTGCCTGTAAATTGAACATCATGTATGTTTGATGTATCTGTTGAAATGCCCGAAAATTTGCATTCTTTTAGCTCGTTGTGTAGTTCATCTCTTGCCATCGGTGCGAGGTGCAATCACTCCCGTGATGATCGCTTAGCACTTGGTGCGTGTAGACCCCAATTTGGGCTCAAACAGCTTCGATATTTATTTTGAGGAGCAATCAGATGTCTTAAATTTATGTATTATTGTGGATTGCTATATGGAATGCAAAAGTAGCTTCTTTAGCAGCAATGGAAAGTTCATTTTCTACGGGTTCAGCATTTTTGAAAAACGATGTTATGGTAGATGAGTTTGCAATGGTACTTGCGCTGGACTTGTGTTTTGAGCACTTTAGACGATCCTTGATCAATGGCTTGGGTGTCGGTGTTGTTCAAGTTTGACCGGGACACTAATGCAAACCGGCCGGGACGCCGGGACAGGGATCTCAAACCGGGACCGTCCCGGTCAAACCGGGACGTATGGTAAGCCTACATAAtaggtatatagggtgaggcagataaagggcctattagaaatatctcgagaactaaaggtaacagaatcatgaaaattgtagtacaggggttttgaggtatgagctatttaatgaaaatattttggtctctttgctacttccggttataccggaagttgattgtaacttcgtttttttttaatgggacaccctgtatatttttacatttttggattctgcttaatgtcttctttcttaaaatatgaggttttgtaatattatacagggtagtttaaaagatacaTAATtgcgattttttataaattttgtaggaaacttcacaccctgtagaattgtacagatttgatatcaaaaactccatttatgtttaagtaatttttaatatagtctgttattattaaaatttattaatatagcgaaatgtttcattttagtatacagggttggtcgaaactcggaatgagtattttttgagttttcttaaatggaacaccctgtattttagtatttaactgaaatggtattttatagtatttttttatttcttaagcattccccatacctaacttatttaatttgtaagttattcgtagttctttaagccaaacattaactGCAtaaaaaattacgtgaaattttattaggtttgccgtgaaaatattcaatcataaatatttttgaagttatacttctttaccggcgatagagggtgatttttttatatgttaaaacctatcagcccggcgcatgcgcattataactttgttctgattggatgttcaaatgacatgtcaaaaattatccgatatggcagctgtggtttggaggtaaaggtaaaggtaaacaaatgtataatatattagttttattgttgtgaggacagaaacaaaaaagtttataatattgtagtgacttttaaatagtttttaaaagcaacaggtacgtaataattgttaatgtatcatgagtataaacctacctatttgatctgccaaaatacatagtatgtaatacttttatttatataatttgattaccatcaaaatttctatcaatattcacctaatatattgtttttttactctatgttttgttgtattttttcaattctaaatcatttcaattcaaaattaaaataatttgatcaattttcaaaatatcacaagtttaatccgtttagttactcgatcttcgtaaataatgacacatagtgtccgtggctaagcggagaaggcgtatgaattccaataccaaccgctcttatcagcgctatttcgagtcccaatagaaactttcttttttgttttttttaatacattttatgattgtaagtatatttattatataattgtattttcagaaaatacgtatttagttaaaaaaattttcgacaattaatgttcagacatcatttgtggcttgtttaatgtgtttgtgtgtgttttattcttttattattttaatttttggcactgttctaataaaaatgtttgagaagtagtaagtataaattagtttaatatttaaacaaaatataaataaaaagtatattaatttcgtttaaatcatataatagaagtataacttcttacgtgcgtacaaagtacacacacattcttttattttgaaaataaatacaagttaatctagaatgatccttaatttattaatattggatgagataccaaaatgcctacgttgttaagattgttggtgcataaaatattaataaaaacaaaccatattctagctagttggctatggctttgacactaaacttgattaaacaGTAGACATTATATTACTTTTATAGTTCCAgtcagtggcgcacctagaattttcctctgggaggGGTTGGCTTGGACAccgaattttttttgtattgtttgtgaaaaacaagttacattttcctataGACGAGCATATAAACCATTACGTTATGTAACCTTTTGCGTTTTATTCGAGGGAGCTTTCGGAAAATTCTTGAATGCTCGGCATGAgggacaaatgaaaattgcattattgtaaacggaaaatgcattttccaaagtgcTTCTTAAagtgtcaaaaaataaaaattaaaaactcggaaaataatcatggaaatgagttcaatttttatactcgggggttttgagGTCGTTGAACAGATATATGGGGTCGGCGAagctgtaagaggtacctggtgcTCGGTAGACACGTCGTCTGCAGTAGTTTTATGgaaatttattatgaaaatcaTTGAAACTTATTATTCCGAGGTGTTcgaggtcgctgaacacgaatattgctTCGGCGATgctgtaagaggtacctggtAGGTATCTATATTATCTCCTGGAGTTTTGCAATAAATATTGTATGGAAGATGCTGTATGAGTATGAATTACCTGGTGCCCGGACTCGActtcgtcttctggagttttataGAAATTCGTTCAAAAATTCAACGGTGAGTAACAATAACAGTAAGTTGTTTTAGTTCAGAGcgcaaattatgaaaaaaaaataaatcgaattttttttcactattaataataatttctattattacgtattttttatgggaaataagccacaattttactaaaaaatgaatttattaacgtttcgaagcccaaatcgggtttcgttgtcaaaatacaaaataatattaaaataaaacaaacatgttgttgctaagtaaaaaaattcttctaataatttatttaatctgactcatttatattggcaattcagacgtatattatacattttaaagtagaagactttaaaatgatatcgccaatatttatgagttgcgttcctggtattagttttttgaaggtagattaaatgtaagaccaaatacttacgatgtcgggatagtatcacgaggttttttcctggttttccctcgtgatttactatggaatctctaacgcaagaattttactgtcatcgttgcatttggttgtctttttaaagacagatcacatgctatgatttttttgcgacggatattcttgagttgggattgatttcatgtaatcgaatgaactatcttttagtaaagtcgtcccaggaacgcaactcataaatattggcgatatcattttaaagtcttctactttaaaatgtataatatacgtctgaattgccaatataaatgagtcagattaaataaattattagaagaattattttacttagcaacaacatgtttgttttattttaatagtattttgtattttgacaacgaaacccgatttgggcttcgaaacgttaataaattcattttttagtaaaattgtggcttatttcccataaaaaatacgtaattataaaaatgccacaaggaaatagcttcagaacaacaataatttttatagttGCCTTAAAAACCCCGGAATAACAAGTTTCAACTAATTGAAGAGCTTATTGCAACATAATGGTAAGCCACAAAATAATAAAACCGAGATATCaatgtttaaagttttaaaaaaatctaaaaaatattggTTTAAATGTAAAAACCTGAACGCTTGTTAGTTAGTTAtattagttattaaaatacatgtacatttattatttcacaaaaaaaacacatatttatattaaaaaaataagtttattaaaaaaaatgtggctTAACATGTTCTTACATTTAAAAAATCGCAATACAAAAAAATCAACTAAGTTCTGTTTCTACAATTTCCACTTCTTCATTAACTTCAGAAGCTGCGTTTAACTGATTATAAAAAGTGTGGTAGACTGGCGGGATATAAGGTAACAAACTTTTTATATTGTCCAGTTTATTTTTCGCAATTTTCAGAGGTTCGTTATATTTCTTGGGAATGTTTGACAACTCTATTATTGCAGGTCTGCCTTTCCGTAAAACGGAATTTTCTTCGCCAATTTCACGTGAACTAATAATCGTCTTGGTTTTCTTAGAAGTATACTGTAACTTTTTCTTTCATTTCGATCATAGTGTTCCTCATTTAGTTGTCTCCATCTTGTTGGTTTTTTCTTCTCTGGATTAACCTCCTTATCTTTAAAAAGCCTGGGTATTGGTTCCTGCAATTCATCCTAGAACAACAAAAAGAGACTGTATTACACTCTAGAATTTgcgaatatttcaaaaattttatatcaataacTCGATAAGCCACATGGCATACCATATTGTTCCATGTAATATATATGAATATTTTTGTGCAAAAACATGGTAAGCCAAAAAATCAGAAAATAAAGCTTACCTCACTAGATTGAGACGGAAAATCATCGCCACTGGGCTTATAGTCTTTGTCTGCTACACTGTCATCCCTATCATCAATAAAATTGACATTTAAACTGCTATTTTCGCTTAAAACCGCTCTTAATTCAGCACGTGCACCTGATGTCGACGCCATTTTAATGTGGCTTACCACGTTTTACGCGAAAAAGTGAACAGAAATGGGCGATTGTATAAACACGATACAGCAATAACTCCGCCATCTATTGCAGTAATcaccaaataatttttatatggCTTAACGTAGGTTTCTTTAAATACATAATGCAATAAAAGAGAATTCTGTAGAATTGTGGCTTACCATTATGTTGCAATAAGCTCTTCAATTGTATTACGAATTTTCATAATATTCCCGGAGACGACGTCGATACAGGGCACCAGGTATCTCGTTTAGCATCTTCGTTggaatattcgtgttcagcgatctCAAGACCCCGAGATAATAAAATTCAACTATTTTCATAGCGAATTTCTATAAAATTCCACGAGATGACGTAGATTCCTGGCACCAGACACCTCTTACAGCTTCGCCGACCCTACATTCCTGTTTAGCAACCTCAAAATCCTCCGAAtatgaaaattgaactcattCCCATGATTATTTTTTGAGTTGTGAATTTATATTTGGTGAacactttgagatgcactttgaaaaatGCATTTTATGCCTAcaataatgcaattttcatttgttcCTCATGCCAAGTATTCAAGAATTTCCCTGGAgctctcccgaatcgaatgcaaaaggtttcataatccgtcttactttaaaaaagttagaagTTTAGGCGATTTTAGTGCTTTTTTTCCTCGCCtactactattctttatatatctttgttatatgccctgggaggggttttaacccccaaaacccctccCTGGGTACGTCACtggttccagttgctttgttaccattactaatatacatttttgtaatgaggaactgattagtaaagtttttgttctaggagagtataacaaaaatgtactactagcaatatagtccaggaactgaagcttttcacctcgcaatttttacagaatggaccgatttgcttgaaaatttgagaacaagtagtggatagtccaaggattaaaatctttatgatgccgaaaggcgcttttaccatgggggtggttgccaccccatcccgggggtggaaattttttattatattttgaccgcaaaagttgataaaaacattcattctaagcaaaaaagtttctatacatttttttgataaaatgaatagttttcgatttattcgctatcgaaagtgttagttttatatcgaaaaaataagtgtttttcaataatatattaatttacgATTCACCCAATTTTGGCCGTACAAAAATTTtctcaaaccaatttcttgggaattagataacctacaatttcatatttaaacattttttcgtatctctgatgctaatgtttctattctgaagaaatcgacatttttaccaaactacaaaaattcgttattcgcttttaactccagttttttaaaagctaatctttctaagccagtcaaacttctagaatctattaataatacataaataaagaagaatgaataaggccaatgactaaaaacaccgctaacttacattattatgcttctaattggatttctcctttttttttttctaaaaaatatattgattttttaaccgtaacttttctattt from Diabrotica virgifera virgifera chromosome 5, PGI_DIABVI_V3a includes these protein-coding regions:
- the LOC126884732 gene encoding uncharacterized protein LOC126884732, which produces MASTSGARAELRAVLSENSSLNVNFIDDRDDSVADKDYKPSGDDFPSQSSEDELQEPIPRLFKDKEVNPEKKKPTRWRQLNEEHYDRNERKSYSILLRKPRRLLVHVKLAKKIPFYGKADLQ